In Bdellovibrionales bacterium, the following proteins share a genomic window:
- a CDS encoding HAD hydrolase family protein: MELSQELIAKLKKVKMLVTDVDGVMTDGTIFLGDDGEWRRHYSVRDGAGIVFLREAGYKVGIITGASSPDVRKRAEHLKIDYLFQGKMDKGPAFDEIKKMSGYTNEEISYIGDDVFDLVILEQVGFAATVPGAIEGVQPKCHYVTKRPEGDGALRELCEMIIKYGYYSK, from the coding sequence ATGGAATTATCCCAAGAACTTATCGCTAAGCTTAAAAAAGTGAAGATGCTCGTGACCGATGTGGACGGCGTTATGACCGACGGAACTATCTTTTTAGGGGATGATGGGGAATGGCGTCGCCACTATTCTGTTCGAGATGGGGCCGGTATCGTTTTTTTGCGGGAAGCCGGATACAAGGTGGGGATAATTACTGGAGCCTCTTCCCCGGACGTGCGGAAGAGAGCGGAGCATTTAAAGATAGATTATCTTTTTCAAGGCAAGATGGACAAAGGTCCGGCCTTTGATGAAATTAAAAAAATGAGTGGTTATACTAATGAGGAAATCAGTTACATCGGTGATGATGTCTTTGACTTGGTGATCCTCGAACAAGTGGGTTTTGCGGCAACGGTGCCCGGAGCGATTGAGGGTGTGCAGCCAAAGTGCCACTATGTAACGAAGCGACCCGAGGGCGACGGTGCCCTTCGTGAGTTGTGCGAAATGATTATCAAATACGGTTATTACTCTAAGTAA
- the yihA gene encoding ribosome biogenesis GTP-binding protein YihA/YsxC: MSSKLTFIKSAVDIHDFPEDNQSEILFAGRSNAGKSSLINTIAQGKVAKVSSTPGKTRHLNIFEHREGYRIIDMPGYGYAIRSKDEVDSWKKMIEPYLLKRMNIKGLVLVMDIRREWAEEEQQMLELAQYLRVGLAVILNKADKLSRGAALAKKAKLSQSLSINDCLLMSVLKKQGIEDLENLLIKWK, from the coding sequence ATGTCGAGCAAACTGACTTTTATTAAAAGCGCCGTGGATATTCACGATTTTCCCGAGGACAATCAGTCCGAGATCCTCTTTGCGGGCCGTTCCAATGCCGGGAAATCTTCTCTCATTAATACGATTGCGCAGGGAAAAGTGGCGAAAGTCAGTTCCACTCCGGGGAAAACTCGGCATTTGAACATCTTTGAGCATCGTGAGGGCTATCGTATTATTGATATGCCCGGTTATGGATACGCGATCCGCTCGAAGGACGAAGTCGACTCCTGGAAAAAAATGATTGAGCCCTATCTCCTGAAGAGAATGAATATAAAGGGGTTGGTGTTGGTTATGGATATCCGCCGCGAGTGGGCTGAGGAAGAGCAGCAAATGCTGGAGCTCGCTCAGTATTTACGCGTTGGGCTTGCGGTGATTCTCAACAAGGCCGACAAATTATCGCGTGGGGCCGCGCTGGCAAAAAAAGCCAAGTTATCTCAGTCACTTAGCATTAATGATTGTCTGCTCATGTCGGTCCTCAAAAAGCAGGGGATCGAGGATCTCGAAAATCTCTTGATCAAGTGGAAATAG
- a CDS encoding CTP synthase produces the protein MKKKKTQHLQQKFIFVTGGVVSSIGKGLSAASLAAMLEARGIKVTLMKCDPYINVDPGTMSPFQHGEVFVTADGAETDLDLGHYERFTSITLNRHNSITAGQVYDSVIRKERRGDYLGGTVQVIPHITDEIKSRIFEAAQGFEVIIVEIGGTIGDIEGLPFVEAIRQMRVDLGFENTLFVHVTYIPYIKAAGELKSKPTQHSVKELRAIGIQPDFLICRSEMPIDPNMKSKIGLFCSVRPENVIAAYDASTIYEVPLMLHNEGFDEKVVQALKLESPKPDLKAWEKIVKVTKNPANEVTIGLIGKYVDLKESYKSLAEAISHGGVAENCRVNVVYVNAEELTRKNIDQQLQKLHGILVPGGFGERGVEGKIRAIEYARENNIPFFGICLGMQLASIEFARNVCGIKNATSREFDDSNQKGQRNYVINLMEEQKGVSNKGATMRLGSFNCKLKKNSLARRIYQKDSISERHRHRYEFNNSFRGLFQKHGMELSGICEERDLVEIVELPKHPFFIGVQFHPEFQSRPLAPHPIFRDFISAAIARAHLIEKSSSRKVPAKVRGIHELSRRS, from the coding sequence ATGAAAAAGAAAAAAACACAGCATTTGCAGCAGAAATTTATATTTGTGACCGGCGGCGTAGTGTCGTCGATCGGTAAGGGTCTAAGTGCGGCCAGTCTTGCCGCCATGCTCGAAGCACGTGGAATCAAAGTGACGTTAATGAAATGTGATCCTTATATCAATGTGGATCCAGGGACGATGTCTCCGTTCCAGCATGGTGAAGTTTTCGTGACGGCCGATGGCGCCGAAACCGATCTCGATCTGGGTCATTATGAGCGCTTCACTTCGATCACTTTAAACCGTCATAACAGCATCACGGCCGGTCAAGTCTACGACAGCGTTATTCGTAAAGAGCGCCGCGGAGATTACCTCGGTGGGACTGTGCAAGTCATCCCACACATCACTGACGAAATTAAGTCTCGCATTTTCGAAGCGGCTCAAGGTTTTGAAGTCATCATCGTCGAGATTGGTGGAACGATTGGCGATATCGAAGGGCTTCCGTTTGTCGAAGCCATTCGTCAGATGCGTGTGGATTTAGGATTCGAGAATACGTTGTTCGTCCATGTGACTTACATTCCTTACATTAAAGCGGCGGGTGAATTAAAATCGAAGCCCACTCAACACTCGGTCAAAGAATTGCGCGCGATTGGAATTCAGCCGGACTTTTTGATCTGCCGTAGCGAAATGCCCATCGATCCCAACATGAAGTCCAAGATCGGATTGTTCTGTAGCGTACGCCCAGAGAACGTGATTGCGGCTTACGATGCATCGACTATTTACGAAGTTCCACTGATGCTCCACAACGAAGGTTTTGATGAAAAAGTGGTTCAGGCCCTTAAGCTCGAAAGCCCTAAGCCGGATCTTAAAGCGTGGGAAAAGATCGTTAAGGTGACCAAGAACCCGGCCAACGAAGTTACAATTGGTCTTATTGGTAAGTATGTGGATCTTAAAGAGAGTTATAAGTCTTTAGCGGAGGCCATTAGTCATGGTGGAGTCGCTGAGAACTGCCGGGTGAACGTTGTTTACGTGAACGCCGAGGAGCTCACACGAAAAAATATAGATCAGCAGCTCCAAAAGCTTCACGGAATTCTGGTGCCCGGAGGTTTTGGAGAGCGAGGCGTGGAAGGAAAGATTCGCGCGATCGAGTATGCTCGCGAAAACAATATACCTTTCTTTGGGATTTGTTTGGGCATGCAATTGGCTTCGATCGAGTTCGCTCGAAATGTTTGTGGAATCAAAAATGCGACCAGCCGCGAATTTGATGATTCGAATCAGAAGGGTCAGCGCAATTATGTGATCAATTTGATGGAAGAGCAAAAAGGCGTGAGTAACAAAGGCGCTACGATGCGGTTAGGTTCGTTTAACTGTAAGTTAAAAAAGAACAGCTTAGCTCGTCGTATCTATCAAAAAGATTCCATCAGTGAGCGGCATCGTCATCGCTATGAATTTAATAATAGCTTTAGAGGACTTTTTCAGAAGCACGGTATGGAACTTTCCGGAATCTGCGAAGAGCGTGATCTTGTCGAGATCGTGGAGCTGCCGAAGCATCCGTTCTTTATCGGTGTTCAGTTCCACCCCGAGTTTCAATCACGTCCTTTAGCGCCACATCCTATATTCCGTGATTTTATTTCGGCCGCGATCGCGCGGGCGCATCTCATCGAAAAAAGTAGCAGTCGCAAGGTGCCAGCGAAAGTCAGAGGTATTCATGAATTATCTCGAAGAAGCTAA
- a CDS encoding outer membrane beta-barrel domain-containing protein has translation MIIRFFVFLLAVTSFSTSYADDVDQIENLFDADDTRVERESQQEVRDAEAASAANRADKSPPPTRLENLNTLKSFEDVAVIQKRYLPKTQRFEGNFSAAANINDSYFSAYGVNGTLGYHFNEKFAAELAVKWFSVSNSKAANNLLEQGIVTNGLVATEMFYGVNMRWTPIYGKYSYFDKKIIPFDHYFAVGIGQTRLEAGSSSSNTTVNVEALDNPITLSLSTGQIIAFNKWMAFKWDVSWHILQPEVRTTRNGVSNVSDDLQNNIFLSLGFSFFFPEAKYR, from the coding sequence ATGATAATACGTTTTTTTGTATTTCTGCTCGCGGTCACATCTTTTTCGACCTCCTATGCCGACGACGTGGACCAGATCGAAAATCTTTTTGACGCCGACGATACTCGTGTAGAAAGAGAATCCCAGCAGGAAGTTCGCGATGCCGAAGCGGCCAGCGCTGCCAATCGCGCGGACAAAAGCCCTCCTCCGACACGGTTAGAAAATCTCAATACTCTTAAGTCTTTCGAAGATGTGGCGGTGATTCAAAAACGTTATCTTCCAAAAACTCAGCGTTTCGAAGGAAATTTTTCCGCCGCAGCCAATATCAACGACTCCTATTTTTCCGCCTATGGTGTAAACGGAACTCTGGGTTATCACTTTAATGAAAAGTTTGCTGCGGAACTCGCAGTGAAGTGGTTCTCGGTGAGCAATAGTAAAGCGGCGAATAATCTTCTCGAGCAGGGAATCGTGACTAACGGACTTGTGGCCACCGAAATGTTTTATGGTGTGAACATGCGTTGGACGCCGATCTACGGGAAATACTCCTACTTTGATAAAAAAATTATTCCTTTCGATCACTACTTTGCTGTCGGGATCGGTCAAACTCGCTTAGAGGCGGGATCTAGCTCTTCCAACACCACCGTTAACGTAGAAGCTCTAGATAATCCCATCACCTTAAGTTTATCGACGGGTCAAATCATCGCTTTTAATAAATGGATGGCGTTCAAATGGGATGTCAGCTGGCACATTCTTCAGCCCGAAGTTCGCACGACTCGAAATGGTGTAAGCAATGTCAGCGACGACTTACAAAATAATATTTTCCTTTCCCTAGGATTCAGTTTCTTCTTTCCGGAGGCAAAGTACCGATGA
- a CDS encoding YdcF family protein produces MSVSIIVLLVLLTLAGALSRYYRLSRILMAVAVVFILVIGNGVFAQLVIESLQTHSRATVTDWKERNAFIILGAGTSFWSASHLVVSAMPTFSRAHEAIRLYLQCKKQNKQCHIYVTGGDPAKNGTSEAEALANALTEMGVIDEDIFREMKSKNTYQNAKFTAAMMAAREPYDEIFLVTSGLHMNRSLLYFSHFKIFPTPAPADQASALFKVIPLSHNLSLFDLGVHEYLGMARFHLYNFLGWNK; encoded by the coding sequence ATGTCGGTATCCATCATTGTTCTATTAGTGCTGTTGACTTTAGCGGGTGCTTTATCTCGATACTATCGTCTGAGCCGAATTCTTATGGCGGTGGCCGTAGTTTTTATCTTAGTGATTGGCAATGGTGTCTTTGCACAGTTGGTGATCGAAAGCTTACAAACTCACTCTCGCGCAACCGTCACTGATTGGAAAGAAAGAAATGCGTTTATTATTTTAGGGGCAGGAACGTCCTTTTGGTCGGCGTCCCATCTTGTGGTGAGCGCCATGCCCACTTTTTCCCGAGCGCACGAAGCGATCCGACTTTATCTTCAATGTAAAAAGCAAAACAAACAATGCCACATTTATGTCACGGGTGGAGATCCTGCCAAGAATGGAACGAGCGAGGCCGAAGCTTTGGCCAACGCTCTCACTGAGATGGGTGTCATCGACGAGGATATATTTAGGGAAATGAAAAGTAAAAACACCTACCAAAATGCCAAATTTACCGCAGCGATGATGGCCGCGCGGGAGCCCTACGATGAGATCTTTCTCGTCACTTCGGGGTTACATATGAACCGATCTTTACTTTATTTTTCGCACTTTAAAATATTCCCGACGCCCGCTCCGGCGGATCAAGCCAGTGCGCTCTTTAAAGTCATCCCGCTTTCTCACAATCTCTCGTTGTTTGATTTGGGTGTCCATGAGTACTTGGGCATGGCGCGATTTCATCTTTATAATTTTTTGGGATGGAATAAGTAG
- a CDS encoding sigma 54-interacting transcriptional regulator has protein sequence MQTCKIDLVQDSVLEKAYLISLNTSDTVVEIGDFFTFGRNPSNHMVLGDPFVSQRHARIEKRGSQFVLKDLRSSNGTLLNETPVIEATLSVNDRIRIGETQFIFASHKKDETELPTSKNTEWQRQIDKIPAFSSTEHTVLIIGPSGSGKEVIASLIHKLSPRRHGPFVAINCSALSEQLIESELFGHVKGSFTGAANDRKGAFEEARGGTLFLDEIGDLPINLQPKLLRALENQEIRPVGSDKTIRTHVRVLAATHKNLYEKILKQEFREDLYHRLNVCRISPPSLIDRIEDFEAILYSMARESRVRFSFAAMEKLKDHSWPGNIRELKNVVARAAAYFPGEQIEVDHLSQLVDRPPKANEALLESLPPIKELERELIIKNLEKHNGNQRRAAEDLKMPKSTLHDKVKTYGINPFAFKKRSRV, from the coding sequence ATGCAGACTTGTAAAATTGATTTGGTTCAGGATTCCGTCCTCGAGAAGGCGTACCTCATATCCCTTAATACTTCGGACACGGTGGTCGAGATTGGAGATTTCTTTACGTTTGGACGCAATCCGAGCAATCACATGGTTCTCGGAGATCCGTTTGTATCTCAGCGGCATGCGCGCATCGAAAAACGAGGATCGCAGTTTGTTCTCAAAGATCTTCGCAGCAGCAATGGAACATTACTCAACGAAACTCCCGTCATCGAAGCCACACTTTCGGTCAATGATCGAATCCGTATCGGCGAAACGCAATTTATTTTTGCCTCTCACAAAAAAGATGAGACCGAACTGCCGACCTCCAAAAATACCGAATGGCAAAGGCAGATTGATAAAATTCCCGCCTTCTCCTCCACCGAGCATACAGTTCTGATCATTGGGCCTTCCGGAAGCGGAAAAGAAGTGATTGCATCTCTCATTCATAAACTCTCTCCCCGGCGACATGGTCCTTTTGTTGCGATCAACTGCAGTGCTCTCAGCGAACAACTGATCGAAAGTGAATTGTTTGGACACGTGAAAGGATCGTTTACCGGTGCCGCGAATGACCGTAAAGGCGCTTTTGAAGAGGCCCGCGGCGGAACGTTGTTTTTAGACGAAATCGGAGATCTCCCGATCAATCTTCAACCCAAGCTTTTGCGCGCGCTAGAAAATCAAGAAATCCGCCCCGTCGGTTCCGATAAAACGATTCGCACACACGTTCGCGTGCTGGCGGCCACTCATAAAAATCTTTACGAGAAAATTCTAAAACAAGAATTTCGAGAAGACCTCTACCATCGTTTAAATGTCTGTCGAATCTCTCCTCCGTCTCTGATTGATCGGATCGAGGACTTTGAAGCGATTCTGTACTCCATGGCGCGAGAGAGCCGAGTGAGATTTTCCTTCGCGGCCATGGAAAAGTTAAAAGATCATTCGTGGCCTGGCAATATTCGCGAACTCAAAAACGTCGTGGCGCGCGCTGCGGCCTACTTTCCCGGAGAGCAAATCGAAGTTGATCATTTAAGCCAACTGGTCGACCGCCCTCCCAAAGCCAACGAGGCATTATTGGAAAGCTTACCGCCCATCAAAGAGCTGGAACGCGAACTGATTATAAAAAATTTAGAGAAACACAATGGCAATCAACGTCGAGCCGCCGAAGATCTAAAAATGCCGAAGAGCACGCTTCACGATAAGGTCAAAACCTACGGGATAAACCCCTTCGCTTTTAAAAAGCGCAGTCGTGTCTAA
- the kdsB gene encoding 3-deoxy-manno-octulosonate cytidylyltransferase has protein sequence MSVVGVIPVRFGATRFPGKPLAPILGKPMLQWVLEGVSQSRKIDKIIVATDHDEIAAVARKLGYAVKMTHPDLPSGSDRVWAAIQDEPCDVVVNIQGDEPLIRGDVLDELVSQTQDPAQKDVVMWTLGHALTEETLNSQQVAKVVVNQEHEAIYFSRLPIPFSRKPMSEFKTIPCLKHIGIYAFRKEFLKKFCDKSSIGIEEAEGLEQLRALYLRARLKVLKVDHDCWGVDIPSDVQKIERLLQQRK, from the coding sequence TTGTCAGTTGTTGGAGTGATCCCTGTTCGCTTTGGTGCGACCCGGTTTCCGGGAAAACCCTTAGCCCCGATCCTTGGCAAACCCATGTTGCAGTGGGTGCTGGAAGGGGTGTCTCAAAGTCGCAAAATCGATAAAATTATTGTCGCCACTGATCACGATGAGATCGCGGCGGTCGCTCGCAAGCTGGGCTATGCGGTCAAGATGACTCATCCGGATTTGCCGTCCGGTTCTGATCGGGTGTGGGCCGCCATTCAGGATGAGCCCTGCGATGTGGTGGTGAATATTCAAGGCGATGAGCCATTGATTCGCGGCGATGTTCTCGATGAGTTGGTTTCGCAAACTCAAGATCCGGCGCAGAAGGACGTGGTGATGTGGACTCTGGGGCACGCTCTAACGGAAGAGACATTAAACTCTCAGCAAGTCGCCAAGGTCGTCGTCAACCAGGAGCACGAAGCGATTTATTTTAGTCGCCTCCCCATTCCATTTTCTCGCAAGCCGATGAGTGAGTTTAAAACGATCCCGTGTCTTAAACACATTGGTATTTACGCCTTCCGCAAAGAGTTCCTTAAAAAGTTTTGCGATAAATCTTCCATTGGGATCGAAGAGGCGGAGGGTTTGGAACAATTGCGCGCATTGTACCTTCGAGCGCGTCTTAAAGTTTTAAAAGTGGATCACGATTGTTGGGGTGTAGATATTCCCTCCGACGTGCAAAAGATCGAACGTCTTCTTCAACAAAGAAAATAG
- a CDS encoding outer membrane beta-barrel domain-containing protein, with the protein MRHLWLQLWLQLSSLIIPILLAPSLSMAVTIEFPEEELAKESVLPVFEGGTTAVKSRRVNTKGRMEAGLAAGFIFNEPFFNPLIYGLRLGYHFNEFSSVQVSGFLKQDEVSSDAKEIDSDPATRIGFQGVPVPKYLLMVDYQLTPYYGKISLTKDTVLNMNLFGVLGAGAIDVGGEVTWIANLGFGQNLYFTPRMAFRADLRFLFYEGPNVISIPTQTKAATTKLDPSAFDSQFNVSPSMTLGLVFLL; encoded by the coding sequence GTGAGACATCTTTGGTTACAGCTTTGGTTACAGCTTTCTTCCCTTATCATCCCGATCTTACTTGCCCCTTCTTTATCGATGGCCGTAACGATTGAGTTTCCCGAAGAAGAATTAGCAAAAGAATCAGTGCTTCCGGTCTTCGAGGGCGGAACGACGGCGGTCAAATCTCGTCGCGTGAACACCAAGGGACGAATGGAAGCGGGCTTGGCTGCTGGTTTCATTTTTAACGAGCCGTTCTTTAACCCTCTGATTTATGGTCTGAGATTGGGTTATCACTTTAATGAATTCAGTAGTGTTCAGGTCAGCGGTTTTTTAAAGCAAGACGAAGTCTCTAGCGACGCTAAAGAAATCGATAGCGATCCGGCGACTCGCATCGGCTTTCAAGGTGTTCCTGTGCCGAAATACCTTTTGATGGTGGATTATCAGCTGACTCCTTATTATGGAAAGATCAGCTTAACGAAGGACACAGTTTTAAATATGAACCTTTTTGGAGTTCTTGGGGCGGGTGCGATCGACGTCGGTGGTGAAGTCACTTGGATTGCCAATCTTGGTTTTGGGCAGAACCTCTACTTTACACCACGCATGGCCTTCCGGGCCGATCTGCGCTTTCTATTTTACGAAGGACCTAACGTTATTAGTATTCCTACCCAGACGAAAGCCGCAACGACGAAGCTCGACCCCTCGGCCTTCGACAGTCAATTTAACGTGAGTCCAAGTATGACTCTCGGGCTTGTTTTCTTACTTTAG
- a CDS encoding tetratricopeptide repeat protein, with the protein MMKFITTLATICLVTQSSYADVNDVMGTPTTDEPILLAQNSSSKKKKVTTTKTTTTRRRSQPSTSTKTTTTRTNRSNRGSSDANAASGEGSGGGGNVISKIKSLASSNQYEEASKLLFTVSRSSKYAGEAAQIKYMLGLMLMELKLYQTSSFVFYDVIDEELRRSGDHKYLRQSLGKLSFLSNMLDSDVLLKYAVSRIQIKDFPADSKDLFFFRYGELKLKEGQFDEAAKAFAKVDPESTVYPQALFKQGLAYAEQNKLGNAAAAYEELLNIYNNRPVTDPNRVNATMALARIYYQGKKWDRSISYYRAVPRDTIQWHDAMFEMSWAMLRSGQFFRSALSNFHTLHSPYYEEIYSPESLLLRAIVYLYICRYDEMEKTLELFDRIYRPVASNIDKMLSRSDNSKLYWDEVKRGYENAKNEKESKNRMRLNDMVTTALLRHNQIRANLNYYNMLEEEDRKINALARDWQGSAMGKFGRRIIERRKTSTEDLIGKLARNHLLKMKSELRDFFEQSDFLKFEMVSGKKEVVGKELVGKKIPRKQIVDDSSRNFFISNGYEYWPFQGEYWLDELGNYHYVGVQACQ; encoded by the coding sequence ATGATGAAGTTCATAACCACTTTAGCCACAATTTGTTTAGTCACTCAGAGTTCGTATGCTGATGTGAATGACGTGATGGGAACTCCCACTACAGATGAACCTATTTTGTTGGCGCAAAACAGTAGTAGTAAAAAGAAAAAAGTCACCACGACTAAAACGACGACCACGCGTCGGCGTTCCCAACCGTCGACGTCCACAAAGACAACAACGACAAGAACCAATCGCAGTAATCGCGGATCCTCAGATGCAAACGCAGCGAGCGGAGAAGGTTCGGGAGGCGGCGGTAACGTGATCTCAAAGATCAAAAGCTTAGCCTCCTCCAATCAGTACGAAGAGGCGTCAAAGCTTTTGTTTACTGTGAGTCGAAGTTCAAAGTACGCCGGTGAGGCGGCGCAGATTAAGTACATGCTTGGTCTTATGCTTATGGAACTGAAGCTGTACCAAACGTCCTCTTTTGTGTTTTATGATGTCATCGACGAGGAACTTCGTCGGAGTGGTGATCATAAATATCTGAGACAGAGCTTAGGAAAGCTTTCTTTTTTGAGCAATATGTTGGATTCCGATGTTCTTTTAAAGTACGCGGTATCTAGAATTCAGATCAAAGATTTCCCGGCGGACAGTAAAGATCTGTTCTTTTTTAGATATGGGGAGTTAAAGCTCAAAGAGGGTCAATTCGATGAGGCGGCGAAAGCCTTCGCGAAAGTGGACCCAGAAAGCACCGTTTATCCTCAGGCCTTGTTTAAGCAAGGGTTAGCTTATGCCGAGCAGAATAAGCTGGGTAATGCGGCAGCGGCCTACGAAGAGTTACTTAACATCTACAACAATAGACCTGTGACCGATCCGAATCGTGTGAATGCGACGATGGCTTTGGCCCGCATTTACTATCAAGGAAAAAAATGGGATCGTTCGATCAGTTATTACCGAGCTGTTCCTCGCGATACAATTCAGTGGCACGATGCTATGTTTGAAATGAGTTGGGCGATGCTCCGTTCGGGTCAATTCTTCCGATCGGCGTTAAGTAACTTCCACACGTTGCATTCTCCTTATTACGAAGAGATTTATTCTCCAGAGTCGTTATTACTTCGTGCGATCGTCTACTTATATATCTGTCGTTACGATGAAATGGAAAAAACTCTAGAGCTCTTCGATCGAATTTACCGACCGGTCGCTAGCAATATCGACAAGATGCTCAGTCGTTCAGACAACAGTAAGCTCTATTGGGACGAAGTCAAACGCGGTTATGAAAACGCAAAGAACGAAAAAGAAAGTAAAAACCGCATGCGTCTCAACGATATGGTGACAACGGCATTGCTTCGCCACAACCAGATTCGCGCTAATTTGAACTATTACAATATGTTGGAAGAAGAAGATCGCAAGATCAATGCTCTGGCTCGAGACTGGCAGGGCAGCGCTATGGGTAAATTCGGTCGCCGAATTATCGAACGTCGAAAAACAAGCACTGAAGATTTGATTGGAAAACTTGCTCGAAATCATTTGTTAAAGATGAAATCAGAACTTCGTGATTTCTTTGAGCAGAGTGATTTCCTTAAGTTCGAAATGGTCAGCGGTAAGAAAGAAGTTGTGGGTAAAGAGCTTGTCGGTAAGAAGATTCCGCGGAAACAGATCGTGGATGATTCTTCTCGAAACTTCTTTATTTCTAATGGTTATGAATATTGGCCATTCCAGGGCGAGTACTGGTTAGATGAACTCGGGAACTATCACTATGTGGGTGTACAGGCCTGCCAATAA
- a CDS encoding KpsF/GutQ family sugar-phosphate isomerase, with translation MNYLEEAKKVLDLESKAILEIKSKLDGNFEKAVNVIVDCSGKVIVTGIGKSGYIARKLASTLSSTGTPSLYLHPAESSHGDLGVISPNDCVVIISNGGDSPELKDILGFISRKNIPLISMTGNRGSELAKASPVVLDIGVSEEACPLGLAPTSSSTASLALSDALAMVVLSKKGFKKEDFAEFHPGGSLGRRLLTRVRDVMHGQGALPLVSESAVLKEILPIMTAKEVRGVAGVVNDKQELVGIITDGDIRRHLNQNESPLQTAAKDMMSRSPKTILSDEMAEKALFVMEQFSIQMLFVMDEKQGKKPVGLLHLQDLLKAKIR, from the coding sequence ATGAATTATCTCGAAGAAGCTAAAAAAGTTCTCGATCTCGAGTCGAAGGCCATTTTAGAAATTAAATCCAAGTTGGACGGAAATTTCGAAAAAGCCGTCAACGTGATTGTGGACTGTTCGGGGAAAGTCATTGTCACGGGCATCGGTAAATCCGGTTACATTGCACGAAAACTCGCGAGCACGCTGAGTTCGACCGGAACTCCGTCCTTGTATCTTCATCCGGCGGAGAGCTCTCACGGGGATCTCGGTGTGATTTCACCCAATGATTGTGTGGTCATTATTAGTAATGGTGGAGATTCGCCAGAGCTTAAAGATATTTTGGGATTTATCTCTCGAAAAAATATCCCGTTGATTTCCATGACGGGAAATCGGGGAAGTGAATTGGCTAAGGCCAGTCCCGTAGTTCTCGATATCGGTGTGAGTGAAGAGGCGTGTCCCTTAGGGTTAGCGCCCACTTCAAGCTCAACGGCATCCTTAGCTCTCAGTGACGCTTTAGCCATGGTCGTCCTCAGTAAAAAAGGCTTTAAAAAAGAGGATTTTGCGGAGTTTCATCCTGGTGGAAGTTTAGGGCGTCGACTGCTCACTCGAGTCAGAGATGTGATGCACGGGCAAGGTGCGTTGCCTCTGGTGAGCGAAAGCGCCGTCCTTAAAGAAATTCTCCCGATCATGACCGCGAAAGAAGTGCGTGGAGTCGCCGGGGTTGTGAATGATAAGCAGGAGCTCGTCGGGATTATCACCGATGGAGATATTCGTCGTCATCTCAATCAAAATGAGAGCCCTCTGCAGACGGCGGCCAAAGATATGATGTCTCGGTCTCCCAAGACGATTCTTTCCGACGAAATGGCCGAAAAGGCATTGTTCGTGATGGAGCAGTTTTCGATCCAAATGCTATTTGTCATGGATGAAAAGCAAGGGAAAAAGCCCGTCGGGCTACTTCACTTACAAGATTTATTAAAAGCAAAAATTAGATAA